Proteins from a single region of Novosphingobium sp. CECT 9465:
- a CDS encoding phospholipase D family protein has product MRISLVNAASTARILSALIQKHDSISIAVAWGGITDVADTLLAHSEKFESLLLGVDFSATETALVDRLVGVPNAYVAKSRPGCFHPKIFYFETGSEAEAIVGSANFTKGGLGANFEAGVHAKGATDNPFFVQVRSQIKTYAPLRLTITRELAESYKRQAKAAAGKPRPKSPILPDSRKEWARVNAPLATMEWPEFVKRARRDEYHDFMERMKLVRAIQHIFSRTSSFAEVTAAEAKGIAGVLGKHEAETEGLANLNWGWFGSMGGAGTFAELIGLEDSALAAALDVIPPRDEVTEAQFNAFVAAFTAAFSKSSRVARLAPATRLLAMKRPDVFVCVNGGNTPGLANALSFAPTTIKLENYWRRVIEPIRQAPWYTVDRAAGRDTELWDARVAMLDAIYYRPTN; this is encoded by the coding sequence ATGCGAATATCCCTGGTGAACGCGGCCTCGACGGCGCGCATACTTTCAGCGCTCATCCAAAAGCATGACAGTATCTCGATTGCGGTGGCTTGGGGTGGCATCACCGATGTCGCAGACACGCTCCTTGCCCATTCCGAGAAGTTCGAGTCCCTTCTCCTAGGTGTGGACTTCTCTGCAACCGAGACCGCGCTTGTCGATCGCCTAGTTGGTGTTCCCAATGCCTATGTCGCGAAGAGCCGTCCGGGCTGCTTTCATCCCAAGATTTTCTACTTTGAGACGGGGAGTGAAGCTGAGGCGATCGTCGGCAGTGCCAACTTCACCAAGGGCGGCCTGGGTGCTAACTTCGAGGCCGGCGTCCATGCGAAGGGAGCGACCGACAATCCTTTCTTCGTGCAAGTCCGCAGCCAGATCAAAACCTACGCACCGCTCCGCCTGACCATCACGCGAGAACTGGCCGAGAGCTACAAGCGCCAGGCAAAAGCGGCTGCAGGTAAGCCGAGGCCAAAGAGCCCGATCCTGCCGGACAGTCGCAAAGAGTGGGCGCGGGTCAACGCGCCGCTCGCGACGATGGAATGGCCTGAATTCGTGAAGCGTGCCCGTCGCGACGAGTATCATGACTTTATGGAGCGCATGAAGCTCGTGCGGGCCATTCAACATATCTTCTCGCGCACCTCCTCCTTTGCAGAGGTCACGGCTGCCGAGGCCAAGGGCATCGCCGGCGTGCTCGGCAAGCATGAGGCCGAGACCGAGGGGCTGGCCAATCTCAACTGGGGCTGGTTCGGCTCAATGGGCGGTGCCGGCACATTTGCCGAATTGATCGGTCTGGAGGACAGCGCACTTGCCGCAGCGCTCGATGTCATCCCGCCCCGCGATGAAGTGACCGAGGCCCAGTTCAACGCTTTTGTCGCTGCGTTCACGGCCGCCTTCTCGAAATCATCGCGCGTGGCGCGGCTGGCACCGGCCACCCGGTTGCTTGCCATGAAGCGGCCGGATGTCTTCGTCTGCGTCAACGGTGGCAACACTCCAGGCCTCGCGAATGCACTCTCTTTCGCGCCGACGACGATCAAACTCGAAAACTATTGGCGCCGCGTCATAGAGCCCATCAGGCAGGCGCCTTGGTACACGGTCGATCGGGCTGCCGGGCGCGACACCGAGCTCTGGGACGCGCGCGTCGCCATGCTCGACGCCATCTATTACCGACCGACCAACTGA
- the ltrA gene encoding group II intron reverse transcriptase/maturase, whose product MIISEMQHKLATWAESDQNRKFDRLLRLIADRAWLAEAARIVLASSGANTPGIDGMDKRRMQAVLAEQLASLRTDLLTGSYHPQPVRRIYIPKANGKKRPLGIPTLKDRIVQRAMLMAMEPIWESDFHRLSYGFRPERSVHHAVRTVKIQLQDSGAGARGRWIIEGDLASYFDTVHHRLLLRCVRRRIRDDRFVDLLWRFLKAGHVDRGLFVASSEGVPQGGVLSPLLSNIMLHEFDAWLEAKYLSDKARKDRWAWNFGIQQGRPITVRENRQWKPAVAYCRYADDFVVIVKGTKAHAEAIREECRAFLEDDLKLTLNMDKSHITHVDDGFVFLGHRIIRRRGSSGRMSVVSTIPKEKAKTFARRLVEALSGNHEVAAVDMIDGLNRQLAGWAAFYRFTDFTARTFRRIDTVVFWKMAHWLAQKYRSRIKPLMRKWYRMPETGQSKTWLVYGRSNQGNAVGKALRRLVTSQKMQFRWRNPERNPYIYRDELRNTVTSRYRDVAMALDQG is encoded by the coding sequence TTGATAATCAGCGAAATGCAGCACAAGCTCGCGACGTGGGCCGAGAGCGACCAGAACCGCAAGTTCGATCGCCTTCTCCGGCTCATTGCCGATCGGGCGTGGCTTGCCGAGGCGGCTCGGATCGTGCTGGCGTCGAGTGGCGCCAATACGCCGGGCATCGACGGAATGGACAAGCGACGGATGCAGGCCGTACTGGCAGAACAGCTGGCCAGTCTGCGAACGGACTTGCTGACGGGGAGTTATCACCCGCAGCCGGTCAGGCGAATCTATATCCCGAAAGCCAATGGCAAGAAACGACCACTTGGTATCCCGACCCTGAAAGACCGCATCGTCCAGCGCGCGATGCTGATGGCCATGGAGCCGATCTGGGAAAGCGACTTCCATCGCCTCTCCTACGGCTTCAGGCCGGAACGCAGCGTGCATCACGCTGTCCGGACCGTGAAGATACAGTTGCAGGATAGTGGTGCCGGAGCGCGGGGCCGCTGGATCATCGAAGGTGATCTGGCGAGCTACTTCGATACGGTCCACCACCGGCTTCTGCTTCGCTGCGTTCGGCGGCGAATCCGGGATGATCGGTTTGTTGATCTGCTCTGGCGATTCCTGAAGGCGGGCCACGTCGACCGTGGCCTGTTCGTCGCCTCAAGCGAAGGTGTACCGCAAGGCGGCGTGCTGTCGCCGCTCCTGTCCAACATCATGCTCCATGAGTTTGATGCGTGGCTGGAGGCGAAATACCTGAGCGACAAGGCGCGAAAGGATCGCTGGGCATGGAACTTCGGCATCCAGCAGGGGCGCCCCATCACGGTTCGCGAGAACCGGCAATGGAAACCTGCTGTCGCCTACTGCCGTTACGCCGATGACTTCGTTGTCATCGTCAAGGGCACCAAGGCACATGCCGAGGCCATCCGCGAGGAATGCCGGGCCTTTCTGGAAGACGACCTGAAGCTGACGTTGAATATGGACAAGAGCCATATCACCCACGTCGACGACGGGTTCGTGTTCCTCGGGCACCGGATTATCCGCAGGCGGGGATCGAGCGGACGCATGTCCGTGGTCTCAACGATACCCAAGGAGAAGGCCAAGACCTTCGCTCGCCGATTGGTCGAGGCTCTCTCCGGCAATCATGAGGTTGCCGCGGTGGACATGATCGACGGTCTGAACCGCCAGCTGGCGGGATGGGCTGCGTTCTACAGGTTCACCGACTTCACGGCGCGCACATTCCGGCGCATCGACACCGTCGTGTTCTGGAAAATGGCGCACTGGTTGGCGCAGAAGTACCGGTCCCGTATCAAGCCTTTGATGCGTAAATGGTACCGCATGCCGGAAACCGGCCAATCGAAGACGTGGCTGGTCTACGGTCGAAGCAATCAGGGCAATGCCGTCGGCAAGGCGCTGCGACGACTGGTCACAAGCCAGAAGATGCAGTTCCGGTGGCGGAATCCGGAGCGAAATCCCTACATCTATCGGGACGAGCTCCGAAACACCGTCACCTCCCGCTATCGTGATGTCGCCATGGCCTTGGACCAAGGTTGA
- a CDS encoding ParB/RepB/Spo0J family partition protein — MAKAVQKITLSPSRDIPLDRLILSQANVRRVKAGVTIGELAEDIARRTLLQSLNVRPILDADNQETGMFEVPAGGRRFRALELLVKQKRLVKDAPVPCVVRAASDEVSAEEDSLAENTFREQLHPLDQFRAMQAMVDKGADVEAIAAHFMTTPAVVRQRLKLASVSPKLHEVYAEDGMTLEQLMAFSVSDDHARQEQVWELLGHSFNKSAGYIRARLTENSVRVADKRVRFVTLDAYVKAGGGVMRDLFEDDDGGWLTNPALLDTLVAARLDAEADRIRAEGWKWVATAVDMPWNAAAGLRELAGTTVPMSSEEEARMQTLQAEAEALESEWADVPCLPEEISTKLDALDRELGLLVDRPQTFAPEELSRAGAFLSIATDGSLIIERGYVKPEDEPTVEVEETADTECCGGETSVYGMSSDPGETAMAGGANEPEAEVEDEVVKPLPDRLVAELTAWRTLALQDALARDPATAFVAVLHAFVLDAFYPSSRETCLQLTANRASFAFAPTDLKDSGPARAISARHAQWKARLPQSDHDLWDALLRFDNAEQSALFAHCASLVLNAQAEVVPKYDNGRVSRHSIERRLEHSHVLARTVGLDLVAAGWRPTVTGYFQSVTKPRILADVCDARGSQFAEMIAHLKKPDMAREAERLLEEAAWLPEPMRTPGGSEAFTDGDGIDALPAFLEGPMLPSGEADCDHYAIAAE, encoded by the coding sequence ATGGCAAAAGCCGTTCAGAAGATTACCCTCAGCCCCTCCCGCGACATCCCGCTCGACCGGCTGATCCTGTCACAGGCCAATGTGCGCCGGGTCAAGGCTGGCGTGACGATTGGAGAACTGGCCGAGGACATTGCCCGTCGCACGCTGCTGCAGAGCCTCAACGTGCGACCGATCCTCGATGCGGACAATCAGGAAACCGGCATGTTCGAAGTGCCTGCGGGCGGCCGCCGGTTCCGCGCGCTCGAGCTGCTGGTCAAGCAGAAGCGGCTGGTGAAGGACGCGCCGGTGCCTTGCGTGGTCCGGGCCGCATCCGATGAGGTATCGGCAGAGGAGGACAGCCTCGCCGAGAATACGTTTCGCGAACAGCTCCATCCGCTCGACCAGTTTCGCGCCATGCAGGCAATGGTCGACAAGGGGGCCGATGTGGAAGCCATTGCCGCGCATTTTATGACCACGCCGGCCGTGGTGCGGCAGCGTCTCAAGCTCGCGTCGGTCTCGCCCAAACTGCACGAGGTCTATGCCGAAGACGGCATGACGCTTGAACAGTTGATGGCCTTTTCGGTCAGCGACGACCATGCGCGGCAGGAGCAGGTCTGGGAATTGCTCGGCCACAGCTTCAACAAGTCCGCTGGCTATATCCGGGCGCGACTGACCGAGAACAGCGTGCGCGTGGCCGATAAGCGGGTTCGGTTTGTGACGCTTGATGCCTATGTGAAAGCGGGCGGAGGAGTCATGCGCGACCTCTTTGAGGATGACGATGGTGGCTGGCTCACCAACCCGGCGCTTCTCGATACGCTCGTCGCAGCCCGGCTCGATGCCGAAGCCGATCGCATCCGTGCCGAAGGCTGGAAGTGGGTGGCGACGGCGGTCGACATGCCCTGGAATGCTGCTGCGGGGCTTCGTGAACTTGCCGGGACCACTGTCCCGATGAGCAGCGAGGAAGAGGCACGGATGCAGACGCTGCAGGCCGAGGCTGAAGCGCTGGAAAGCGAATGGGCCGATGTACCGTGCCTGCCCGAAGAGATCAGTACGAAGCTCGATGCTCTTGACCGGGAACTGGGGCTGCTTGTGGATCGCCCGCAGACCTTCGCTCCCGAAGAGCTCTCCCGCGCGGGCGCGTTCCTGTCCATCGCTACCGACGGTTCGCTGATTATAGAGCGCGGCTACGTGAAGCCGGAGGATGAGCCGACGGTCGAGGTCGAGGAAACCGCCGATACCGAGTGCTGCGGGGGCGAAACCAGCGTTTATGGCATGTCGTCCGACCCAGGCGAGACTGCGATGGCCGGTGGCGCGAATGAGCCGGAAGCCGAGGTCGAGGACGAAGTGGTCAAACCGCTTCCCGACCGGCTTGTCGCCGAGCTTACCGCTTGGCGGACGCTGGCCTTGCAGGATGCGCTCGCGCGCGACCCCGCAACGGCATTCGTCGCGGTGCTGCACGCCTTTGTGCTTGACGCCTTCTATCCGTCGAGCCGGGAAACTTGCCTGCAGCTCACGGCCAACCGGGCGTCGTTCGCGTTTGCGCCCACCGATCTCAAGGATAGCGGCCCGGCCCGGGCGATCTCGGCGCGTCACGCGCAGTGGAAGGCTCGGCTCCCGCAATCGGATCACGATCTTTGGGACGCCTTGCTGCGCTTCGACAATGCCGAACAGTCTGCACTCTTCGCCCATTGCGCTTCGCTCGTACTCAACGCGCAGGCCGAAGTCGTCCCCAAGTACGACAATGGGCGGGTGTCGCGTCACAGCATCGAACGGCGTCTCGAGCACAGCCATGTTCTGGCACGAACCGTCGGGCTCGATCTTGTGGCAGCGGGCTGGCGGCCGACCGTCACCGGCTATTTCCAGAGCGTCACCAAGCCAAGGATCCTTGCCGACGTGTGCGATGCGCGCGGGTCGCAGTTCGCAGAGATGATTGCCCATCTCAAGAAGCCCGACATGGCACGCGAGGCCGAACGGCTTCTGGAAGAGGCGGCCTGGCTCCCCGAGCCGATGAGGACGCCTGGAGGAAGCGAGGCCTTCACGGATGGCGATGGGATCGACGCTCTGCCTGCATTCCTCGAAGGGCCGATGCTGCCATCCGGGGAGGCCGATTGCGACCATTACGCGATCGCCGCCGAATAG
- a CDS encoding winged helix-turn-helix domain-containing protein, whose amino-acid sequence MNAVHVRDLHQIAQRFDRRPKLLEEASTLKVRLTGVARLLEIPDRGLAGRRQWLDRCIPFEQTFRFRAGEVRYLAQAEQTFELLLLSGDDRAKLLPILRTVRDVFASKIVVPFMSHCSAEDRALLLRRGADDVLHLDVSPEEGAARMAALVRRQTWMANRQVESDRTISRAAAAAAELRWLCGGRIGPQGRQVLAALFVNMGRAVPHMALISAARTSDHWPSERQLHVIICGIRKHLRPQFVIDTLRGEGFRLRRGTATGKIDAINPRQARQAVTAATRSAEAERPERGTVAFAHQRRRGEGRVRG is encoded by the coding sequence ATGAACGCCGTACATGTCCGGGATCTCCACCAGATTGCACAGCGGTTCGACAGGCGTCCAAAGTTGCTCGAAGAAGCCTCGACGCTGAAGGTACGGCTTACCGGTGTGGCGCGGCTCCTCGAGATTCCAGACCGTGGCCTGGCTGGCCGCCGGCAGTGGCTGGATCGCTGCATTCCCTTCGAGCAGACCTTTCGCTTCAGGGCCGGCGAGGTCCGCTATCTGGCGCAGGCCGAGCAGACGTTCGAGCTTCTACTCCTCAGCGGCGACGACCGCGCGAAGCTGTTGCCGATCCTGCGTACCGTGCGCGACGTGTTCGCGAGCAAGATCGTCGTCCCTTTCATGTCCCACTGTTCGGCTGAGGACCGGGCGCTTCTGTTGCGCCGCGGGGCAGACGATGTGCTGCACCTTGACGTATCGCCGGAAGAAGGCGCAGCGCGCATGGCAGCGCTGGTGCGCCGCCAGACATGGATGGCCAACCGTCAGGTCGAGTCAGACCGCACGATCAGTCGTGCCGCCGCTGCTGCCGCTGAGCTGCGCTGGCTATGTGGCGGACGGATCGGACCGCAGGGCCGGCAGGTTCTGGCGGCCCTGTTCGTGAATATGGGCAGGGCCGTGCCGCACATGGCGCTCATCAGTGCGGCTCGCACCAGCGACCACTGGCCCTCGGAGCGCCAATTGCATGTGATCATCTGCGGAATTCGCAAGCATCTGCGCCCGCAATTCGTGATCGATACCTTGCGCGGCGAGGGTTTTCGCCTGCGAAGGGGTACGGCAACCGGGAAAATCGACGCAATTAATCCACGGCAGGCGCGTCAGGCTGTCACGGCTGCCACTCGGTCCGCTGAGGCTGAGCGCCCCGAGCGGGGGACAGTGGCGTTCGCCCATCAGCGCAGGAGAGGAGAGGGGCGGGTCAGGGGGTAG
- the qatB gene encoding Qat anti-phage system associated protein QatB yields the protein MVPSWVDNPPPEAPQGDDATAQDDTDGEGDAAKVPTPPAVPLAPDRRWLGVRRSLGDFASSGDTGKLRTGFGRYARDGYGGSRTAARRMGSTAATAGALGSALDALAAGQPIEPGSPLDPALLAGRSVDEIMDAVVEAVRPVDGTQDAEASRAAIRDALAELLTRFPNADLLGLTPEQREFTIERFTAHDVFRRFDLDVGQSIREKAPNVTTGLARLKQARDYVKETVAAAFRKLREGGKAFTAGRVSAVVRDALRETFDVFEGYAE from the coding sequence ATGGTTCCGAGCTGGGTGGACAATCCGCCGCCAGAGGCTCCCCAAGGAGATGATGCGACCGCTCAAGATGATACAGATGGTGAGGGTGATGCCGCGAAGGTGCCGACACCTCCTGCCGTTCCCTTGGCACCCGATCGGCGATGGCTAGGTGTGCGGCGCAGCCTGGGCGATTTTGCCAGCTCCGGCGACACTGGAAAATTGCGGACCGGCTTTGGCCGTTACGCACGTGATGGTTATGGCGGCTCCCGGACGGCGGCGCGGCGGATGGGCAGCACAGCGGCTACCGCTGGAGCTCTCGGAAGCGCCCTTGACGCGTTAGCGGCGGGCCAGCCTATTGAACCCGGGAGCCCACTTGACCCCGCGCTTCTCGCTGGACGGTCCGTCGATGAGATCATGGATGCGGTCGTCGAGGCGGTCCGCCCCGTCGATGGAACCCAGGACGCCGAAGCATCCCGCGCGGCGATCCGCGATGCGCTGGCGGAGCTGCTAACCCGCTTTCCCAACGCTGACCTGCTTGGTCTGACGCCCGAGCAACGGGAATTCACGATCGAGCGATTCACGGCGCACGATGTGTTCCGACGCTTCGATCTCGATGTCGGCCAGAGCATCCGCGAAAAGGCGCCCAACGTGACGACAGGTCTCGCCCGACTTAAACAGGCGCGAGACTATGTGAAGGAAACCGTGGCGGCCGCATTTCGCAAACTGCGCGAAGGCGGGAAGGCGTTTACTGCGGGAAGGGTCAGCGCGGTAGTCCGCGATGCGCTGCGCGAGACGTTCGACGTATTCGAAGGATATGCGGAATGA
- a CDS encoding RES family NAD+ phosphorylase: MIRKLPQGTEFYRCREKKPGENFAEPRELGPAPRQFAAQNRMSPAGIPMFYGAEEQKTARAETLKKPSARHAMGRFALTRAAKVLDITSSPTVSIFDSRRAHLYDWALFMHQFLNDFRKRIEKDERVHIDYVPTQIVTEYFRAYMKDRKGSPIGGILYRSASNTQGKCIVLFAEDADVDPTMRSEVNPDSRFLLQMLSVEQYD, from the coding sequence ATGATCCGGAAGTTGCCGCAGGGGACGGAGTTCTACCGTTGCCGCGAGAAGAAACCCGGCGAAAATTTCGCCGAGCCGCGTGAGCTTGGGCCGGCGCCTCGTCAGTTCGCGGCGCAAAACCGGATGAGCCCGGCTGGAATTCCCATGTTTTATGGGGCCGAAGAGCAAAAGACTGCTCGTGCGGAGACCCTTAAGAAGCCATCAGCACGCCATGCTATGGGGCGCTTCGCTCTGACACGAGCAGCCAAAGTGTTGGACATCACTTCTTCGCCCACTGTTAGCATATTCGATAGCAGGCGCGCACATCTGTACGATTGGGCCTTGTTCATGCACCAGTTCCTAAACGATTTTCGGAAAAGGATTGAGAAGGACGAGCGCGTCCACATCGATTATGTCCCGACTCAGATCGTAACGGAGTATTTCCGGGCATATATGAAAGATCGGAAGGGGAGCCCGATCGGTGGCATTCTTTATCGTAGCGCCAGCAATACCCAAGGTAAGTGTATCGTCCTGTTCGCAGAAGATGCCGATGTCGACCCTACGATGCGCAGTGAAGTCAACCCAGATAGCAGGTTTCTTTTGCAGATGCTGTCTGTGGAGCAGTATGACTGA
- a CDS encoding ArdC family protein, producing MDNRTARQGSRERRNIYAEITEGILSELEAGRVPWVRPWANSSAPVGMPFNAVSGRRYSGINVLSLWSAIAERGFAGHGFVTFRQARELGGSVRRGECGTDIVYTRKIATRDERLSAVHEGREARPAIPFLRHFTVFSTEQCEGLPPHVAVPPRPVDPELILPAADALIRATKADFRIGGTSAFYSPLHDYVQVPRPEAFFEPVNWHRTAFHELAHWSGHSSRLARDQSGSFGSPEYGREELVAEMAGAFVCAALGIRPTVRHSDYIGSWLAILRQDNRAILRTASAASRAADHMLAFQSGDAATGEIS from the coding sequence ATGGACAATCGAACTGCACGGCAAGGCTCACGCGAGCGCCGCAATATCTATGCCGAAATCACCGAAGGAATACTGTCCGAACTGGAGGCAGGACGCGTTCCGTGGGTCCGGCCCTGGGCGAACAGTTCTGCTCCGGTGGGGATGCCGTTCAACGCCGTCAGCGGTCGGCGGTACAGCGGGATCAATGTCCTGAGCCTCTGGAGCGCCATTGCCGAGCGCGGCTTTGCCGGACACGGCTTCGTGACTTTCCGCCAGGCCAGGGAGCTTGGAGGAAGCGTTCGTCGCGGCGAATGCGGGACTGACATTGTCTACACCCGGAAAATCGCAACCCGGGACGAGAGACTGAGCGCCGTTCACGAAGGCCGCGAGGCCCGGCCTGCAATCCCCTTTCTGCGCCATTTTACTGTCTTTTCTACTGAGCAATGCGAGGGGTTGCCCCCGCATGTGGCGGTCCCGCCACGTCCGGTTGATCCCGAGCTCATCCTTCCGGCCGCCGATGCCTTAATTCGGGCAACCAAGGCTGATTTTCGTATCGGCGGTACGAGCGCCTTCTACAGCCCGCTGCACGACTATGTTCAGGTCCCCAGACCCGAGGCATTCTTCGAGCCGGTCAACTGGCACCGGACCGCCTTTCACGAACTGGCCCATTGGAGCGGTCACTCCTCTCGCCTTGCGCGGGATCAGTCCGGCTCCTTCGGGTCGCCCGAATATGGCCGGGAGGAGCTGGTCGCGGAGATGGCAGGAGCCTTCGTCTGCGCAGCGCTCGGCATTCGGCCAACGGTTCGCCACAGTGATTATATCGGCTCCTGGCTCGCGATCCTTCGGCAGGACAATCGTGCAATTCTGCGGACCGCCAGCGCTGCTTCGCGTGCCGCCGATCATATGCTTGCCTTCCAGAGCGGGGATGCTGCGACCGGAGAAATCTCGTGA